Proteins co-encoded in one Aspergillus fumigatus Af293 chromosome 6, whole genome shotgun sequence genomic window:
- the trp2 gene encoding ion transporter has product MLASLLRPKKRRVYAERSPFSSPYTTREGFWPFRQEEAQHASPRMRYNETHGAPLDEDYQHADDLGEYAGQEEEDRPIETSPLLPFFSASHLDALPVYDITHAIRLLIESRCETTLTWDQLRSPQISQFLVKPIQQKIIALHFSRGTLYALMANCLQFNKEIHLNPGNSGASQTRAMVSELLAIKLLREYSTRELIDALSYEFYPLQGQTSAVAQAFQETLGKYPGTGNKPLAGVARISCLEVAIRAQAKRFLAHPVVVQQLEAIWAGTIVFHSAADNLHRTPAAAQGNGGPAYGTAHAASHSSAQLVSRPRRSATLYDPRDASLFKLSRLRVPRYRQFLSTVSFAVLLGLFLAVLVQRRVDISSLELIFWFWSAGFMLDEIVGFNEQGFSLYLMSFWNLFDLGILFLLFCYYCMRLYGALMPSPYNHAIADRAYDILAANAVLLFPRLFSVLDHYRYFSQLLIAFRIMASDLVAVFLLVAITCSGFFVAFTLSFGNIEEHTPASVAYALFQMLMGFTPAAWTLWDDYNILGKIILTLFLFICHFVVVTILITVLTNSFMAIVQNANQEHQFLFAVNTISMVKSDALFSYVAPTNIIAWLVTPLRYFMPLRQFIRLNRTMIKITHFPVLFTICLYEKAILSPRVNEPIDLIDHSNRPDALSRSRARHGRFKSFNPQAPRLVREPSVATYQKDRALEEVFRNPLEETIRRPPRLMQQRKSNNIVSNWMQAMGSGPVHPPDEQDSDELDRLERPPRRSRFPFRGRTTGSLRDFTDSNRSATSDPEGHLGHIVSSPATPRRERANVSPARIRQLSQHTDIEGDDELTSDDTEVRRSNPSSSDRNGGVSPGKATPKFYSSRPSTARVKSRKNSPSRRPKFHTRNYSAATMLYNPVPSVSNDEGTDVSPVPIRPRAETPSAGDDAATATSVDQWMHRRHSLDVGVSQNVALARSNPMSVPDLGSFLPTKSQHRGRRQASHLYGLGSDLGDNRAIANGFLAALPASFTTQMEYAAGGIPRPDSSGSNQDMLSKLVLARMNNIEEGFREMLKEVKDLRRGESSRSQSRPDEMRSAHKGKKKRMESRDSKKKAQGSRKSKNSSEGMQSDGLSTDS; this is encoded by the exons ATGCTCGCCTCTCTTCTCCGCccgaagaaaagaagagttTACGCGGAACGTTCCCCATTTTCATCCCCTTACACGACTCGAGAAGGTTTTTGGCCTTTTCGCCAGGAAGAGGCTCAACATGCAAGTCCTCGGATGAGATACAACGAGACTCATGGCGCGCCACTTGACGAGGACTATCAACATGCAGATGATCTCGGTGAATATGCAGgtcaggaggaagaagatcgtcCTATTGAGacgtctcctcttcttccctttttctctGCTTCGCATCTAG ATGCTCTTCCGGTCTACGATATCACTCATGCAATTCGGCTGTTGATCGAGTCGCGGTGCGAAACCACGCTCACATGGGACCAATTGCGCTCTCCGCAAATTTCACAGTTTCTAGTGAAGCCGATCCAGCAGAAAATTATAGCATTACACTTCTCACGTGGAACATTATACGCTCTGATGGCAAACTGCTTGCAATTCAATAAGGAGATTCACTTGAATCCTGGAAACAGTGGTGCGTCTCAGACGAGAGCCATGGTGAGCGAGCTTCTTGCGATCAAGCTTCTGCGGGAATACTCGACAAGGGAGTTGATTGATGCTCTTTCTTACGAGTTTTATCCCCTGCAAGGCCAGACGTCAGCAGTTGCTCAAGCATTCCAAGAAACATTGGGCAAGTATCCTGGCACCGGCAACAAACCACTAGCAGGTGTTGCGCGTATTTCCTGCCTCGAGGTTGCCATTCGCGCTCAAGCGAAACGATTTTTAGCTCATCCTGTAGTGGTACAGCAGCTAGAAGCAATTTGGGCTGGTACAATAGTCTTTCATTCAGCTGCCGACAATCTCCATCGAACCCCAGCGGCAGCACAAGGGAATGGAGGCCCCGCATACGGCACTGCTCATGCAGCATCCCACAGTTCAGCGCAGCTAGTCTCCCGGCCACGGCGGTCAGCGACGCTTTACGATCCAAGGGATGCCTCTCTCTTCAAGCTCTCCCGGCTTCGGGTGCCTCGATACCGACAATTTCTATCCACTGTATCATTTGCTGTCCTCCTAGGCTTGTTTCTCGCAGTTCTAGTGCAACGGCGAGTGGATATTTCGTCTCTGGAGCTTATCTTCTGGTTTTGGAGCGCAGGGTTCATGCTTGACGAAATCGTTGGCTTCAACGAACAGGGCTTTAGTCTATATCTCATGAGCTTCTGGAACCTGTTTGACCTCGGGATTCTATTCCTGCTCTTCTGCTATTATTGCATGCGGCTGTATGGTGCTCTGATGCCCAGCCCATACAATCACGCGATTGCCGACAGAGCATATGACATCCTCGCCGCCAATGCGGTTCTGCTCTTTCCCCGACTCTTTTCGGTCCTGGATCACTACCGATATTTCTCACAGTTGCTTATTGCGTTCCGCATAATGGCTTCGGATTTGGTTGCAGTGTTTCTTCTGGTCGCCATTACGTGTAGTGGGTTCTTTGTCGCCTTCACTCTATCATTTGGCAACATTGAAGAGCATACCCCTGCGTCTGTTGCTTATGCCCTCTTCCAGATGTTGATGGGATTCACTCCGGCTGCGTGGACGCTCTGGGACGATTACAACATCCTAGGCAAGATCATTTTGACACTCTTCCTGTTTATCTGTCACTTTGTTGTCGTGACGATCCTTATTACTGTTCTGACCAATTCTTTCATGGCAATTGTGCAAAATGCCAATCAAGAGCATCAATTCTTGTTTGCAGTCAATACTATTTCGATGGTCAAATCGGACGCGCTTTTCTCCTACGTCGCACCCACTAATATCATTGCGTGGCTGGTGACGCCGCTCCGTTATTTCATGCCTTTAAGACAATTCATCCGACTCAATCGCACTATGATCAAAATCACACATTTTCCGGTCCTCTTCACCATTTGCCTTTACGAGAAGGCGATCCTTAGTCCCAGAGTTAATGAGCCGATTGATCTCATTGATCATTCGAATCGTCCCGACGCCTTGTCTCGCAGTCGGGCCCGTCACGGTCGCTTCAAATCATTCAATCCTCAAGCTCCTCGCCTTGTACGAGAACCATCAGTGGCAACGTATCAGAAAGACCGCGCTCTTGAAGAAGTTTTCCGGAATCCATTGGAGGAGACAATTCGGCGTCCGCCGAGGCTGATGCAACAGAGAAAGAGCAACAATATTGTTAGCAACTGGATGCAAGCTATGGGATCTGGCCCTGTACACCCTCCCGACGAGCAGGACTCGGATGAACTCGATCGATTGGAGAGACCCCCTCGGAGGTCTCGATTTCCCTTTCGAGGAAGGACCACAGGAAGTCTCCGCGATTTTACCGATTCCAACCGTTCTGCCACATCAGATCCTGAAGGGCATTTGGGTCATATTGTCTCATCACCTGCCACGCCACGTCGTGAGAGAGCCAACGTGTCTCCGGCCAGGATACGACAGCTTTCTCAGCACACGGACATtgaaggcgacgatgagTTAACCAGCGATGATACAGAAGTTCGTCGTTCGAATCCTTCAAGTTCTGACAGAAACGGCGGTGTGAGTCCAGGTAAAGCAACACCGAAGTTCTACAGCTCCCGGCCCTCCACGGCGAGAGTCAAATCACGCAAAAACAGTCCTTCTCGGCGTCCTAAGTTTCACACGCGGAATTACTCCGCCGCGACAATGCTTTACAACCCTGTCCCCTCGGTCAGCAACGACGAAGGAACCGACGTGTCTCCTGTTCCCATCAGACCGAGAGCGGAGACGCCTTCAGCAGGGGATGATGCAGCCACTGCAACTTCCGTAGACCAATGGATGCACAGAAGGCATAGTTTGGATGTTGGAGTTTCTCAAAACGTGGCTTTGGCCAGGTCAAATCCCATGTCTGTACCTGACTTGGGCAGCTTCTTACCAACCAAATCCCAACACCGGGGTCGCCGTCAGGCATCCCATTTGTATGGGCTGGGCTCTGACCTTGGCGACAATCGGGCAATTGCAAATGGAttcttggctgctttgcCTGCAAGCTTCACGACGCAAATGGAATATGCTGCGGGTGGCATCCCCAGACCTGACAGCTCTGGTAGCAATCAAGACATGCTCAGCAAGCTTGTCTTGGCTCGCATGAACAATATCGAAGAGGGATTCCGTGAGATGTTGAAAGAAGTTAAAGATCTCCGGCGGGGCGAGTCCAGTCGAAGCCAGAGTCGACCTGACGAAATGAGAAGCGCCCacaaaggcaagaagaaacGTATGGAGAGCAGAgattcgaagaagaaagctcaAGGGTCCCGCAAAAGCAAGAATAGCAGCGAGGGGATGCAGTCTGATGGACTATCGACGGACTCATGA